Proteins encoded by one window of Hafnia alvei:
- the nifJ gene encoding pyruvate:ferredoxin (flavodoxin) oxidoreductase, translating into MITTDGNNAVASVAFRASEVIAIYPITPSSTMAEQADSWSGDGRRNIWGDIPRVVEMQSEGGAIATVHGALQTGALATSFTSSQGLLLMIPNLYKVAGQLIPFVLHVAARTVATHALSIFGDHSDVMAVRQTGCAMLCANSVQEAQDFALISHIATLNSRVPFIHFFDGFRTSHEINKIVPLSDDTIKSLMPQDAIDAHRARALTPDHPVIRGTSANPDTYFQSREATNPYYQETYQHVADAMQAFGEVTGRHYQPFEYYGHPEAERVVILMGSAIGTCEEVVDTLLSRDEKVGVLKVRLFRPFSAEHLLKVLPSTATRIAVLDRTKEPGALAEPLYLDVMTALAESFSRGERNTLPRVIGGRYGLSSKEFGPDCALAVFNELKLDNPRPRFTVGIFDDVTGLSLPLSDELLPQRTRLEALFYGLGSDGTVSATKNNIKIIGNSTPLYAQGYFVYDSKKAGGLTVSHLRVSDNPINSAYLISQADFIGCHQWQFIEKYQMVERLKPGGVFLINTPYSADEIWHNLPKDVQALLHQRQAKVYIINAAKIARECKLGARINTVMQMAFFHLTNVLPSDDALKLLQDAITRSYSSKGNEIVERNWQALAVSRTALTAIPLQPIDDTSAMRPPVVSDEAPDFVKTVTAAMLAGLGDALPVSAFPPDGTWPTGTTRWEKRNIAEEIPIWEAPLCTQCNHCVAACPHSAIRAKVVSPDEMENAPESLNSLDVKARDMRGQKYVLQVAPEDCTGCNLCVEVCPAKDRQNPEIKAINMKPRLEHLAEEKANFDFFLELPEIERSKIERIDIRTSQLISPLFEYSGACSGCGETPYIKLLTQLYGDRLLIANATGCSSIYGGNLPTTPYTTNADGRGPAWANSLFEDNAEFGLGFRLTIDQHRQRVNRLLDSLAEQLPPELLNELHQPDLPIEERRIQVEKLRTELQKIDSDDARQLITDADYLVDKSVWLIGGDGWAYDIGFGGLDHVLSLTENINVLVLDTQCYSNTGGQQSKATPLGAVTKFGEHGKRKARKDLGVSMMMYGHVYVAQISLGAQLNQTVKAIQEAEAYPGPSLIIAYSPCEEHGYDLAYSHEQMKQLTATGFWPLYRFDPRRSDEGKLPLALDSRPPSIDLADTLLKEQRFRRLNTQEPEVAQQLYRDAAADLKKRFEFLSQMAGKPITDSDE; encoded by the coding sequence ATGATCACCACTGATGGTAATAACGCAGTGGCTTCAGTGGCTTTTCGAGCCAGTGAAGTTATCGCTATATACCCTATTACGCCAAGCTCAACCATGGCGGAACAAGCAGATTCTTGGTCAGGCGATGGACGCCGCAATATCTGGGGCGACATCCCACGCGTCGTTGAAATGCAGTCTGAAGGCGGGGCGATAGCCACCGTTCATGGCGCATTGCAAACGGGCGCTTTGGCGACATCGTTTACATCATCGCAGGGATTGCTGCTGATGATCCCCAACCTGTACAAAGTTGCAGGCCAGCTAATTCCCTTCGTCCTGCACGTTGCGGCGCGAACCGTTGCAACACACGCATTGTCTATTTTTGGCGACCATTCAGACGTCATGGCGGTTCGCCAAACTGGGTGCGCCATGCTGTGCGCCAACAGCGTGCAGGAAGCACAAGATTTCGCGCTGATTTCCCATATAGCGACGCTTAACAGTCGCGTTCCTTTTATTCATTTCTTTGATGGTTTTCGTACCTCTCATGAAATCAATAAAATCGTTCCGCTTTCGGACGACACCATTAAGTCATTGATGCCGCAAGACGCCATCGATGCGCACCGTGCACGCGCTTTAACGCCAGATCATCCGGTGATCCGCGGAACCTCAGCTAACCCTGATACTTATTTCCAGTCACGCGAAGCCACCAATCCTTATTACCAAGAAACCTATCAGCACGTCGCCGATGCCATGCAGGCATTTGGTGAGGTGACCGGTCGTCACTATCAGCCATTTGAATATTACGGTCACCCAGAAGCTGAGCGTGTTGTGATCCTGATGGGCTCCGCTATTGGCACCTGTGAAGAAGTCGTTGATACCCTTCTCAGCCGAGATGAAAAAGTCGGCGTGCTGAAAGTGCGTTTGTTCCGCCCTTTCTCTGCCGAACATCTGCTGAAAGTGCTGCCAAGCACCGCAACACGCATTGCAGTATTGGATCGAACCAAAGAACCGGGCGCGTTAGCTGAGCCGCTGTATCTTGATGTAATGACTGCCTTGGCTGAATCATTTAGCCGGGGCGAGCGCAACACATTGCCTCGCGTTATCGGCGGGCGCTACGGACTCTCCTCCAAGGAATTTGGCCCTGACTGCGCGCTAGCCGTATTTAACGAACTGAAACTTGATAACCCTCGTCCACGCTTTACCGTGGGCATCTTTGATGATGTGACCGGACTATCTCTGCCGCTGAGCGACGAACTTCTGCCGCAGCGCACACGTTTGGAAGCGCTCTTCTATGGTTTAGGCAGCGACGGCACGGTGTCTGCCACCAAGAACAACATCAAGATCATTGGTAACAGTACTCCGCTTTATGCCCAAGGCTATTTTGTTTACGACTCCAAAAAAGCCGGCGGCTTGACGGTCTCTCACCTACGCGTGAGCGATAACCCGATCAATTCAGCCTACCTAATTAGCCAAGCTGATTTCATTGGCTGCCATCAGTGGCAGTTCATTGAAAAATACCAAATGGTCGAACGTCTGAAACCAGGCGGCGTTTTCCTCATCAATACGCCTTACAGCGCCGATGAGATCTGGCATAACCTGCCTAAAGATGTGCAAGCGTTGCTGCATCAGCGTCAGGCCAAGGTATACATTATCAATGCGGCGAAGATTGCCCGTGAATGCAAACTCGGTGCCCGCATCAATACCGTTATGCAGATGGCATTCTTCCATCTGACCAACGTGTTACCGAGCGACGATGCCCTTAAACTGCTGCAAGATGCCATCACGCGCAGCTATAGCAGCAAAGGCAATGAAATCGTTGAGCGCAACTGGCAGGCTCTGGCGGTTTCACGTACCGCATTAACGGCCATTCCGCTACAGCCTATTGATGACACCAGCGCCATGCGCCCACCGGTAGTCTCCGATGAAGCGCCTGATTTTGTGAAAACCGTTACCGCCGCCATGCTAGCTGGTTTGGGCGATGCTTTACCGGTATCGGCCTTCCCGCCGGATGGCACTTGGCCAACGGGCACCACCCGTTGGGAAAAACGCAACATCGCCGAAGAGATCCCAATTTGGGAAGCACCGCTGTGTACCCAATGTAACCACTGCGTTGCTGCCTGCCCGCATTCTGCAATTCGTGCCAAAGTCGTTTCCCCTGACGAGATGGAAAATGCACCTGAATCACTGAATTCGTTGGACGTCAAAGCGCGTGACATGCGTGGACAGAAATACGTGTTGCAGGTTGCGCCTGAAGACTGCACCGGCTGTAATCTGTGCGTTGAAGTGTGCCCAGCGAAAGATCGCCAAAATCCTGAAATTAAAGCGATTAACATGAAGCCGCGCTTAGAGCATTTGGCCGAAGAGAAAGCGAATTTTGACTTCTTCTTAGAACTGCCAGAGATCGAACGCAGTAAAATCGAGCGTATTGATATCCGTACTTCACAGCTGATTTCACCGCTGTTCGAGTACTCGGGTGCCTGTTCCGGCTGTGGTGAAACGCCTTACATTAAGCTGCTAACTCAGCTGTATGGTGATCGCCTCCTGATTGCTAACGCAACGGGTTGTTCATCGATTTATGGCGGTAATTTACCGACCACGCCGTACACCACTAACGCAGATGGCCGTGGTCCTGCTTGGGCCAACTCGCTGTTTGAAGACAACGCTGAGTTTGGTCTTGGCTTCCGTTTAACCATCGATCAGCATCGCCAGCGCGTTAACCGCCTGTTAGACAGCTTAGCTGAGCAGTTGCCGCCAGAGTTGCTTAATGAGCTTCATCAGCCCGACTTGCCGATCGAAGAACGTCGTATTCAGGTTGAAAAACTGCGTACTGAATTGCAGAAAATCGACTCTGACGACGCTCGTCAGTTAATCACCGACGCCGACTATCTGGTTGATAAATCGGTTTGGCTTATCGGTGGTGATGGCTGGGCCTACGATATTGGTTTCGGAGGGCTCGATCATGTCTTGAGCCTGACCGAAAACATCAACGTATTAGTGCTGGATACCCAGTGCTACTCCAATACCGGCGGTCAGCAATCCAAGGCTACGCCATTGGGCGCGGTGACAAAATTTGGTGAGCATGGGAAACGTAAGGCGCGCAAAGATTTAGGCGTCAGCATGATGATGTATGGTCACGTATACGTTGCACAAATTTCTTTGGGGGCGCAGCTTAACCAAACGGTGAAAGCCATTCAAGAAGCTGAGGCCTATCCTGGGCCATCCTTAATCATTGCATACAGTCCTTGTGAAGAGCACGGCTACGATCTGGCCTACAGCCATGAACAAATGAAACAGCTCACCGCCACCGGATTCTGGCCGCTCTATCGCTTTGATCCGCGCCGCAGTGATGAAGGCAAACTGCCGTTGGCGCTGGACTCTCGTCCGCCGTCCATCGATCTGGCAGATACCTTGCTCAAGGAACAGCGTTTCCGCCGCTTGAATACGCAAGAACCCGAAGTCGCTCAGCAGTTGTATCGTGATGCTGCTGCCGATCTGAAAAAACGCTTTGAGTTCTTAAGCCAAATGGCGGGTAAACCGATTACCGATAGCGACGAATAA
- a CDS encoding MgtC/SapB family protein, with product MITDLLLRVVLAGFLGGLIGIERQLRAKEAGLRTHVLVGIGSAMFMIVSKYGFNDILMESHVGLDPSRIAAQVVSGMGFLGAGTIMIQKQVVRGLTTAAGLWVTAAIGLVIGSGMYAIGIYGTLMTLIVLEVFRQLSNRLIGHHHSIIIQLVPASVSGILLALQQMRLKPGYLTVNQHDVDTELCEMSLDVTLRPKQDISEVYQNLQQVEGVHFIDIR from the coding sequence ATGATTACTGATTTATTGCTACGCGTCGTATTAGCCGGATTTCTTGGCGGCCTCATTGGCATTGAACGCCAACTGCGGGCTAAAGAGGCCGGATTGCGTACGCACGTATTGGTCGGTATCGGCAGCGCCATGTTTATGATTGTCTCTAAGTATGGTTTTAACGACATCCTGATGGAATCACACGTTGGATTAGACCCGAGTCGTATTGCGGCTCAGGTGGTCAGCGGAATGGGCTTCCTCGGCGCAGGCACCATTATGATCCAAAAACAGGTCGTGCGCGGGCTAACCACTGCGGCCGGGCTTTGGGTAACCGCCGCCATCGGCTTGGTAATTGGCAGCGGCATGTATGCGATTGGCATCTATGGCACGCTAATGACATTAATTGTGCTCGAAGTTTTCCGCCAGTTGAGCAATCGCCTGATCGGTCATCACCACTCCATCATTATTCAATTGGTACCTGCCAGCGTGTCCGGCATTCTATTAGCGTTACAACAAATGCGGCTTAAACCGGGCTATTTAACCGTTAACCAGCACGATGTTGATACCGAACTGTGCGAAATGTCACTCGATGTCACGCTACGGCCAAAACAGGATATCAGCGAGGTCTATCAGAATTTACAGCAGGTCGAAGGCGTACATTTTATAGATATTCGCTAA
- a CDS encoding DUF333 domain-containing protein, whose protein sequence is MIAKLSLALAVGILLSGCSSEPEQQATSANVHQRIGMSNAAAENCALAGGTLALSSQLDGSSVGMCQLPDGKRCGESALIRGACPAN, encoded by the coding sequence ATGATAGCAAAGTTAAGTTTAGCGCTTGCGGTAGGTATTTTGCTGTCGGGATGTAGCAGTGAACCTGAACAGCAGGCAACCAGTGCTAACGTTCATCAGCGTATCGGGATGTCAAACGCGGCGGCTGAAAATTGTGCGCTGGCGGGAGGCACTCTGGCTCTTTCAAGCCAACTCGATGGCAGTTCTGTTGGTATGTGCCAATTACCTGATGGTAAACGCTGTGGCGAATCTGCATTAATCCGTGGTGCCTGTCCCGCCAACTAA
- the hslJ gene encoding heat shock protein HslJ encodes MKFKTLPLALGSVLLAACTTQAQQPLQQSDLLHRHFVLQSVDGKVITGAKTRMEPGIEFGEKMHVSGAMCNRFMGQGELNNNTLKVENLASTRMACIDPARAELDPIISDVLSKGADISLVKGQLILKNAKHTLVYQQRDWM; translated from the coding sequence ATGAAATTTAAAACGCTACCTCTGGCATTAGGCTCGGTTTTACTTGCCGCGTGTACGACTCAGGCTCAGCAGCCGTTGCAACAAAGCGATCTCTTGCATCGCCATTTTGTCCTGCAAAGCGTAGATGGCAAAGTTATCACCGGTGCGAAAACGCGTATGGAGCCCGGTATTGAGTTTGGCGAAAAAATGCATGTTTCTGGAGCGATGTGTAACCGCTTTATGGGTCAAGGCGAGCTGAACAATAATACATTGAAGGTAGAGAATTTAGCCTCGACTCGTATGGCGTGTATCGATCCCGCGCGTGCGGAATTAGATCCGATCATCAGCGATGTGTTGAGCAAAGGCGCGGATATTTCTTTAGTGAAGGGCCAACTCATCTTGAAAAATGCCAAGCATACACTGGTTTATCAGCAGCGTGATTGGATGTAA
- a CDS encoding GNAT family N-acetyltransferase, which translates to MVLDTPVLMTERLVLRTHRLEDFPDLCAMWSDPEIVKFIGGSPQTPEQVWQRLLRYTGNWALFNYGYWAVFDKSTQQYIGNIGLAENHREIEPSLRYPEMGWTFIPSFHGKGYALEAAKCVLAWADEVLKKPVCCIIDEENVRSVRLAEKCGFTLRKETGYHGNMIYIMERNNVISNTV; encoded by the coding sequence ATGGTGCTGGATACGCCGGTCTTAATGACCGAACGACTGGTTTTACGGACCCACCGGCTCGAGGATTTCCCTGACCTTTGCGCAATGTGGTCAGATCCTGAGATTGTGAAATTTATCGGTGGTTCTCCGCAAACTCCCGAGCAAGTTTGGCAGCGTCTGTTACGCTATACAGGTAACTGGGCACTTTTCAATTATGGCTACTGGGCCGTTTTTGATAAGAGCACACAGCAATACATCGGCAATATTGGCCTCGCCGAAAATCATCGTGAAATTGAACCGAGTTTGCGTTATCCCGAAATGGGATGGACGTTTATTCCTTCTTTTCATGGTAAAGGTTACGCGTTAGAAGCTGCAAAGTGCGTTCTTGCCTGGGCGGATGAGGTGCTAAAAAAGCCGGTGTGTTGCATCATCGATGAAGAAAATGTTCGTTCGGTTCGCTTAGCTGAAAAATGTGGCTTCACGTTACGTAAAGAGACGGGTTACCACGGCAACATGATTTATATTATGGAGCGTAATAATGTGATCTCCAACACGGTCTAG
- a CDS encoding glycogen synthase: MVKTTAQRVSTSDGNNFGENNMDFLASSIALMESQGREMDASKVCGNMSAKQRELFNQRLAHYRQALLVEHIA; the protein is encoded by the coding sequence ATGGTGAAGACTACCGCACAGCGTGTTTCAACGAGTGATGGAAACAATTTTGGCGAAAATAATATGGATTTTTTAGCCAGCAGCATTGCGTTAATGGAGTCGCAAGGACGTGAGATGGATGCCAGCAAGGTGTGTGGCAACATGTCGGCAAAGCAGCGTGAGCTGTTTAATCAGCGTTTAGCACATTATCGTCAGGCATTGCTGGTGGAGCATATCGCCTAA
- a CDS encoding 2-hydroxyacid dehydrogenase, translated as MKLAIYSTKQYDRKYLELVNKEFGFELEFFDFLLSPKTAKVAQGCEAVCIFVNDDASREVLTELAALGVKIIALRCAGFNNVDLQAAKELGLEVVRVPAYSPEAVAEHAVGLMMSLNRRIHRAYQRTRDANFSLEGLIGFNMHNRTAGVIGTGKIGVATMRILKGFGMKLLAYDPYPNPQALELGAEYVDLKTLYEKSDVITLHCPLTPENHHLLDASAFGQMKNGVMIINTSRGGLIDSDAAIEALKQQKIGSLGMDVYENERDLFFEDKSNDVIQDDVFRRLSACHNVLFTGHQAFLTEEALTSISETTLNNIRTLVNGEHCENVISA; from the coding sequence ATGAAGCTCGCGATTTATAGTACTAAACAGTATGACCGCAAATATCTTGAACTAGTAAATAAAGAATTCGGTTTCGAGCTGGAGTTTTTTGACTTTCTGTTAAGCCCTAAAACGGCGAAAGTTGCACAGGGCTGTGAAGCGGTGTGTATCTTTGTCAACGACGATGCGAGCCGTGAAGTGCTAACCGAACTGGCAGCGCTCGGCGTTAAAATTATCGCACTGCGCTGCGCTGGCTTTAATAACGTTGATCTTCAAGCCGCCAAAGAGCTTGGCTTAGAGGTGGTTCGCGTACCGGCCTATTCACCGGAAGCGGTTGCCGAACATGCTGTAGGCTTGATGATGAGCCTTAACCGCCGCATTCATCGCGCCTATCAACGTACCCGCGACGCCAACTTCTCGCTGGAAGGATTGATTGGCTTTAATATGCATAACCGCACCGCGGGCGTTATCGGTACCGGTAAAATCGGCGTGGCTACCATGCGCATCCTGAAAGGCTTCGGCATGAAGCTGCTGGCCTATGATCCATACCCAAACCCACAGGCGTTGGAATTAGGCGCGGAATATGTGGATTTGAAAACGCTGTATGAAAAATCTGACGTGATCACCCTGCACTGTCCATTAACGCCAGAAAATCACCATCTTTTGGATGCGTCTGCGTTTGGCCAGATGAAGAACGGTGTGATGATCATCAACACCAGTCGTGGCGGCCTGATCGATTCAGATGCGGCGATTGAAGCGTTGAAACAGCAGAAAATTGGTTCGCTGGGAATGGACGTTTATGAAAACGAACGCGATCTGTTCTTTGAAGATAAATCTAACGACGTCATCCAAGACGACGTATTCCGTCGCCTGTCAGCCTGTCATAACGTGTTGTTTACTGGGCATCAGGCCTTCTTGACCGAAGAAGCGCTGACCAGTATTTCTGAAACCACGCTCAATAACATTCGTACGCTGGTCAACGGCGAACACTGTGAAAATGTAATTAGCGCCTAA